The following proteins are encoded in a genomic region of Cryptococcus neoformans var. neoformans JEC21 chromosome 2 sequence:
- a CDS encoding nucleic acid binding protein, putative has translation MPPRRSTAKSKVQSATASSFSPAELITPSLNEQLLEYISQWETTGTESLHKLIISLLNTINSAPTTLGVVPLLHVLVTLLKSNVDERELTGVFEGVLDELEDDRRDIFGEALVDAVEVLEEEQEDVGGNKNKGEKETEEAEDKSPKGLSILKLLLESNTLPSYIPNLLLNPERLIPLNLHPMPRNPRAFQSALVKKNTTLFFKQRKFNLLRECSEGFSGLIVLLTSEDTLPSHPEEEDDEERRNRADRVWGKIMRLIGYFNLSPPRVLDIILEVFSCHIIHHWPFFLELLRCSPWGPSSNQEDDDGGISTKKGWKEEEVEGIENALKRDGDRVLSQVLGFKFGFFRKPEAGDTPIGLIYTAALLIKHGFVGLTDLLPCLSPDDNEMETIRKKWASSLSSRSGPANALTDTILDDDEPPSGTIGSISEQAQNIPTKPPPEQRIQLTQALLALGDKAASEYMLARWPWIAQKSTGVADLILDIVEDALKPVYEEVVAKREEKEEFDLQAVAPIVQDSESIGKQTVLTLFAPAPPETTTKKFKFFYPHREGVSESWSTVDEIHEKGLRWLGLIGGLGGRRARLMVMLSRIGAAQFERLRENKLEQGLTAEHSQPTVEELKPWLDIIRVSLLPSLSCSMASGTFDVELWSLLKLFPYTSRYSLYGEWRDSTCSANGRKPCLIAAHAAAMTTKEVQKALRRVTSTNTSATSGATPTERHSARALAKQSHHNPVFVWTTAVTQVKAYPNIGEAIVDAGRYMAQLSFDVATFVMLDTLSDDRALRLNEMGTGVALWLERLSKFVGDFNRRYSNMDLYPVLQYIINRLMRGHSGDLIILEKLMSSMSGIEPVPNDGVSEAQLQAYAGGREMIREAFSATRISVTAPPEPGASEQPTRAPVEKVKNVKKSLPRLVNALREKGLAMPIWIALAQTRQAVVDKMVNAPIKAMNLVQDTCHNAFVQFGDFLVEYLTSDEHIALIPDLQQLIVDFGLEYGMAFQILRPRLNAEIERARVEEKAAVQARLEAAKKAMSEKERNGSPQKVESPALPGSPTTPSLQFTPGATPGPGEIEDVVMEESEKGALSIPAPKTPSSKSKMWWPSALTPTMQQTRKLLPREANEVMSAPFFVIFWHLTTPDIAFSPQSYDNAIKSINRHISTISSWWVNPRDKSKMAEQRDELARLKARVKVLQEEKEAHGSLVNGPMKRRMRLESGKWFGKAIVEKNLQRPLAIQLHQYCFYPRAILSPCDAVFVAKFIRMAHNLGTVGFSTLFVYNNFFNDNLAACIFSCTDSEARNLGRCLALILADLDKWHQSENVYLKEALGISPNPIEGGEQKRLPGMLFRSKAGDDMREMSWQEFRNFYAKCHNVLTRALISCWSEAEFMHNKNAIIVALQVIKYFPLMETNGKAIEAAVKKLQAGEVGEIPNDLKMMCTSFLSGLKKRQDARPFVAPATFHGAAARAAIARAPSAPKVESPAPSGSISTPSRSQPANGTNGTASPSPAGTPGPMTTDPRTLRQKVEESRARAAASAAAKEQEAGTAPQSPLVHPIPTRPGLPSRLASSANSVPVTPTGPSAITRTSTPNATSVNSRAHTPVSSMGPPPDMSVDEARAAARARRLGGIHRPPPPPPSAAGQTTESAVSTAFTNLDAERQEEKAEEKEKEPGTPPTPLVESTRGRSPPASVKTSPTTTVRTHRDGSVESRASERSKRREQGRDKYRRDKDHRDRDKEREREKEKDRMDRSAAEDDKRRQEDNVPASTQSDSGRESRRSRRDGERERDREEKKNREREREDRKERDRERSYRGEDSDRKRKRDEESSSRKLEPDASSGSRKERERERRRYDERDRERERDFRDRERDRERDRNERDRDGHRDRRERERDGRRRDRDSRDVRENRERRRTPLAEDGPELASAASKDNTDTASNVSGPGAARTPHALPARPGNSEQVPRLPPNAAPVSQNPQEPLSLAARLGGMARPASPHVRANEPIHRSTRDDLGRDNDWNNAPRRDEATEEESRKEPADRKRALEAEAGPEAREESPGASKRVKIDRNKARGRRQEGGGAKMFQQAMGSTKDK, from the exons ATGCCGCCCCGTCGAAGTACGGCCAAGTCGAAAGTTCAATCTGCGAcagcttcctctttctctcctgcCGAACTCATCACACCCTCTCTCAATGAGCAACTGTTGGAATACATTTCACAATGGGAAACAACGGGTACCGAGTCTCTTCACAAGCTTATAATATCACTCCTCAATACTATTAATTCGGCGCCTACAACACTTGGCGTTGTGCCTTTACTACACGTGCTTGTGACGCTTCTCAAATCCAACGTGGATGAAAGAGAGCTCACAGGTGTGTTCGAAGGTGTTTtggatgagcttgaagacGACAGAAGGGATATCTTCGGTGAAGCACTCGTGGATGCTGTAGAAgtgttggaagaggagcaagaggACGTGGGCGGAAACAAAAataaaggagagaaggagactgaagaagcagaagacAAGTCTCCCAAAGGACTTTCAATcctcaagcttcttctt GAGTCAAatactcttccttcataTATCcccaatctcctcctgAACCCAGAACGTCTCATCCCTCTCAATCTTCACCCTATGCCCCGAAACCCTCGAGCTTTCCAAAGTGCTTTGGTCAAGAAAAATACcactctttttttcaagCAACGGAAATTCAATCTCTTGCGTGAATGTTCGGAAGGTTTCTCTGGACTGATCGTGCTCCTAACTTCAGAAGAcactcttccctctcatccagaggaagaggacgatgaagaaaggcGAAATAGGGCAGATAGGGTCTGGGGAAAGATCATGCGGCTGATAGGATACTTCAATCTCTCACCGCCAAGAGTACTGGATATCATCCTCGAAGTGTTCAGCTGCCACATCATACATCATTGGCCATTCTTCCTTGAGCTCTTGAGATGCTCACCATGGGGACCAAGTTCTAAtcaggaagatgatgatggtggaaTCTCAACAAAAAAGGgctggaaggaggaagaggtcgaAGGAATCGAGAATGCTTTGAAGCGGGACGGCGACAGGGTTCTGAGTCAAGTTTTGGGGTTCAAGTTTGGGTTCTTCCGT AAACCCGAGGCTGGTGACACACCTATCGGTCTCATTTACACTGCTGCTCTCCTTATCAAGCACGGTTTTGTCGGCTTAACGGATCTTTTGCCATGT CTTTCCCCCGATGACAATGAGATGGAAACAATACGCAAGAAATGGGCGTCGTCTCTTTCATCACGGTCTGGCCCCGCTAATGCTCTGACCGATACCATTcttgatgacgatgaaccGCCCTCTGGCACCATTGGGTCTATCTCCGAACAAGCTCAAAACATCCCGACAAAGCCTCCTCCCGAGCAGAGGATACAGCTTACTCAAGCACTTCTCGCATTGGGCGACAAGGCTGCGTCGGAGTACATGTTGGCAAGGTGGCCATGGATTGCGCAGAAGAGTACCGGAGTGGCTGATTTGATCTTGGACATCGTGGAAGATGCACTAAAACCGGTTTACGAAGAAGTTGTGGCCaagcgagaagagaaagaagagtttgaCCTGCAGGCTGTCGCTCCCATCGTACAAGACTCAGAATCAATCGGGAAACAGACCGTCTTGACTCTTTTTGCCCCCGCACCCCCTGAAACGACGACCAAGAAGTTCAAGTTCTTCTATCCTCATCGTGAGGGCGTATCCGAAAGCTGGTCAACTGTGGACGAGATCCACGAGAAGGGCTTGAGGTGGCTGGGTTTGATTGGGggacttggaggaagaagagcgaggCTTATGGTCATGCTTAGCAGAATTGGAGCTGCGCAGTTTGAACGGCTCCGAGAGAACAAGCTGGAGCAAGGGTTAACAGCAGAGCATTCGCAGCCGACGGTGGAGGAGCTCAAGCCCTGGCTTGACATCATTCGtgtctcccttcttccttctctgtCTTGTTCTATGGCTTCAGGAACGTTCGATGTTGAACTCTGGTCCcttctcaaactcttccCCTATACTTCACGATATTCTCTCTATGGCGAATGGCGAGATAGCACTTGCAGTGCAAATGGCAGGAAACCTTGTCTAATAGCAGCTCACGCCGCAGCGATGACTACCAAAGAGGTTCAAAAGGCCCTTCGACGAGTTACGTCAACCAACACCTCTGCTACATCCGGTGCCACTCCTACCGAACGGCATAGTGCCCGAGCACTTGCCAAACAGAGTCACCATAACCCTGTGTTTGTCTGGACAACTGCAGTGACGCAAGTGAAAGCGTACCCAAACATCGGAGAGGCCATCGTAGATGCAGGAAGGTATATGGCTCAATTGTCATTCGACGTGGCCACGTTTGTCATGTTAGATACTTTGTCGGACGACAGGGCTTTAAGGCTGAATGAGATGGGTACCGGTGTGGCGCTCTGGTTGGAAC GATTATCCAAATTTGTTGGAGATTTCAACAGACGATACAGCAACATGGATCTTTACCCTGTTTTGCAATACATCATCAATCGACTCATGCGCGGCCACTCTGGTgacctcatcatccttgaaAAACTGATGTCTTCCATGTCAGGCATTGAGCCCGTCCCTAATGATGGTGTTTCTGAGGCCCAGCTTCAAGCGTACGCTGGTGGCCGGGAAATGATACGGGAGGCCTTCTCCGCCACTCGAATCAGCGTGACTGCCCCTCCAGAGCCTGGCGCTTCGGAGCAACCCACGCGAGCGCCTGTAGAGAAGGTGAAAaatgtgaagaagagtttgcCGAGACTGGTCAATGCATtgagggaaaaggggtTGGCAATGCCCATCTGGATAGCTTTGGCGCAGACGAGGCAGGCTGTAGTGGACAAGATGGTAAATGCTCCCATCAAGGCCATGAATCTTGTCCAAGACACT TGTCACAACGCATTCGTTCAATTCGGCGATTTCCTTGTTGAATACCTTACTTCTGACGAGCATATCGCTCTTATTCCCGATCTTCAGCAACTTATAGTTGATTTTGGCCTCGAGTATGGTATGGCCTTCCAGATCTTGCGACCACGTTTAAACGCGGAGATTGAACGTGCTCGTGTTGAGGAGAAAGCCGCCGTCCAAGCGCGGCTTGAAGCCgcgaagaaggcaatgtctgagaaggagaggaacgGATCACCTCAGAAAGTCGAGAGCCCGGCGCTTCCCGGATCACCCACGACCCCGTCTTTGCAGTTCACTCCAGGTGCGACTCCGGGACCAGGCGAAATTGAGGATGTCGTaatggaagagagtgaaAAGGGCGCACTCAGTATACCTGCACCAAAGACGCCGAGCAGTAAAAGCAAGATGTGGTGGCCCTCTGCTTTGACGCCTACCATGCAACAAACGCGAAAACTTTTGCCACGTGAGGCTAATGAGGTCATGAGTGCGCCTTTCTTTGTCATTTTCTGGCACCTTACGACCCCCGACATCGCTTTCTCCCCTCAATCATATGATAACGCCATAAAATCTATCAATCGACAtatctccaccatctcctcttggTGGGTTAACCCAAGAGATAAATCAAAGATGGCCGAGCAGCGGGATGAGTTAGCTAGACTGAAAGCGAGAGTGAAGGTTctgcaagaggagaaggaagcacACGGGTCGCTGGTCAATGGaccgatgaagaggaggatgaggctgGAGAGTGGCAAGTGGTTTGGCAAGG CAATTGTGGAGAAGAATCTTCAAAGGCCGTTAGCCATTCAGCTCCATCAATATTGTTTCTACCCTCGAGCTATTCTTTCGCCCTGCGACGCTGTCTTCGTCGCCAAGTTCATTCGTATGGCTCATAACTTAGGTACTGTTGGCTTCTCGACATTGTTCGTTTACAACAACTTCTTCAATGATAACCTCGCCGCCTGTATCTTTTCCTGTACGGATAGTGAAGCTCGTAATCTTGGTCGATGCTTGGCTCTGATTCTTGCCGATTTGGACAAGTGGCATCAGAGCGAAAACGTGTATCTCAAAGAGGCGCTCGGTATCTCACCTAACCCCATTGAGGGCGGAGAACAAAAGAGGCTACCTGGTATGCTATTTAGGTCAAAGGCCGGTGATGACATGCGTGAAATGTCATGGCAAGAATTCAGAAACTTTTACGCCAAGTGTCATAACGTCCTCACTAGG GCCCTCATTTCATGTTGGAGTGAAGCGGAATTTATGCATAACAAGAATGCTATCATCGTCGCCTTGCAAGTAATCAAGTACTTCCCTCTCATGGAGACAAATGGCAAAGCAATCGAAGCCGCGGTAAAGAAATTGCAGGCCGGTGAGGTTGGAGAGATCCCTAATGACTTAAAGATGATGTGCACTTC ATTCTTATCGGGTCTTAAGAAACGTCAAGATGCCAGACCATTCGTCGCCCCTGCAACATTCCAC GGCGCCGCAGCTCGAGCCGCTATCGCAAGGGCACCAAGTGCCCCCAAGGTTGAATCTCCAGCTCCCAGCGGCAGCATATCAACTCCCTCTCGCTCCCAACCAGCTAACGGCACAAATGGTACAGCCTCGCCTTCTCCAGCCGGTACTCCCGGACCTATGACCACGGATCCCAGAACTTTGCGTCAAAAGGTTGAAGAAAGTCGAGCCAGAGCGGCGGCTTCGGCGGCCGCCAAGGAACAGGAAGCTGGTACTGCTCCGCAATCCCCTCTTGTACACCCCATACCCACTCGACCCGGTCTCCCCTCTCGTCTTGCTAGCTCCGCTAACTCGGTCCCTGTGACTCCAACCGGCCCCTCGGCTATTACCCGAACTTCGACGCCTAATGCAACCTCTGTGAACTCCCGTGCTCACACACCTGTGTCTTCCATGGGTCCACCTCCCGATATGTCTGTGGATGAAGCCCGTGCTGCTGCTCGTGCTCGCAGACTCGGAGGTATTCACCGtccccctccacctccgccATCTGCTGCCGGGCAAACTACAGAGAGTGCAGTATCTACTGCCTTCACGAACTTGGATGCGGAAAgacaggaagaaaaagcggaagagaaagagaaagagccCGGTACTCCACCTACTCCCCTTGTGGAGTCTACTCGTGGCAGGTCTCCACCAGCCTCTGTTAAAACATCGCCTACAACTACTGTGAGGACTCACAGAGACGGCAGCGTCGAAAGCCGAGCGAGTGAGAGATCGAAGAGGCGCGAGCAAGGCAGAGATAAATACCGTCGTGACAAAGATCACAGGGATAGGGAcaaggagagagaacgggagaaagagaaggatagaATGGATCGATCTGCTGCAGAAGATGACAAGAGGCGTCAGGAAGATAACGTTCCAGCGTCCACTCAAAGCGATTCAGGGCGCGAATCGAGGAGGTCCAGGCGTGATGGAGAGCGAGAGCGAGAcagggaggagaagaagaatcgAGAGCGTGAGAGGGAGGAtagaaaggaaagggacaGGGAAAGGTCTTACAGAGGTGAAGACAGTGATCGCAAGCGtaagagagatgaggagtCTTCTTCGAGGAAACTCGAGCCAGACGCGTCAAGTGGCAGTAGGAAGGAGCGCGAGCGAGAGCGAAGGAGGTATGACGAAAGGGACAGAGAAAGGGAGCGCGATTTCAGGGACCGGGAGAGGGACCGAGAAAGGGATAGAAACGAGCGAGACAGGGATGGTCATCGTGACAGACGCGAACGTGAGCGAGATGGTCGACGACGAGACCGAGACAGCCGCGACGTCCGAGAGAACCGTGAACGACGTCGCACACCTCTTGCTGAAGACGGTCCCGAGCTTGCATCCGCCGCCTCTAAAGACAATACCGATACTGCATCTAACGTTTCCGGCCCTGGAGCTGCCAGAACACCGCATGCCCTCCCGGCAAGGCCTGGCAACTCTGAGCAGGTTCCCAGACTACCTCCGAATGCTGCTCCAGTATCCCAGAACCCCCAAGAACCTCTCAGTTTGGCTGCCAGATTGGGCGGCATGGCACGACCGGCTTCTCCTCATGTAAGGGCCAATGAGCCTATTCATAGATCTACAAGAGACGACCTCGGGAGGGATAATGACTGGAATAATGCGCCgaggagagatgaagcTACAGAGGAGGAATCGAGGAAAGAGCCTGCTGATCGAAAAAGAGCTTTGGAAG CCGAGGCTGGCCCCGAGGCTCGAGAGGAGTCACCTGGAGCGTCCAAACGTGTTAAGATCGATCGTAACAAGGCCCGTGGACGAAGGCAAGAGGGCGGTGGTGCGAAAATGTTCCAGCAAGCCATGGGGAGTACAAAGGACAAATAG